The Euphorbia lathyris chromosome 2, ddEupLath1.1, whole genome shotgun sequence genome includes a window with the following:
- the LOC136216732 gene encoding tubulin-folding cofactor D isoform X1, producing MAAVEVEAQTKEEETLAVEEDDEHDCRRFLQKYFLLEWKLVKSLLDEIVSNRCVSDISSVYKIRSIMDKYQQEGQLLEPYLETIVSPLMSIVRNRTIELGVASDEILQVIQPICIIIYCLVTVCGYKAVIKFFPHQVSDLELAVSLLEKCHGTASGTSLRQESTGEMEAKCVILLWLSILVLVPFDISSVDTSIANSNDLGELEPAPLVLRILKYCKDYLSSAGPMRTMAGLLLAKLLTRPDMPVAFNSFIEWTHEVLSSGQDDTMSHFRLLGAAEALASIFKAGGRKVLMDAVPSIWNDSSSLVKSGAAARSPLLRKYLVKLSQRIGLICLPHRPPTWCYVGRISSLGVTVSLTASDDDMNINATKPEETANFIEEEDMEIPEIVEEIIEILLTGLRDTDTIVRWSAAKGVGRITSRLTSALSEEVLSSVLELFSPGEGDGSWHGACLALAELARRGLLLPVSLPKVVPFIVKALHYDIRRGPHSVGSHVRDAAAYVCWAFGRAYYHADMRNVLEQLAPHLLTVACYDREVNCRRAAAAAFQENVGRQGNYPHGIDIVNAADYFSLSSRVNSYLQVAVSVAQYEGYLNAFTEDLLCNKIRHWDKGLRELAAEALSALVKYNPDYFASFVLEKLIPSTLSSDLCTRHGATLAVGEVVLALNRCDYSLAIDREKDIVGIVPAIEKARLYRGKGGEIMRSAVSRFIECISLCRLRLTEKIKRSLLDTLNENLRHPNSQIQNAAIKALEHFVQAYFINSKSGNTFGMTSKYLEQLTDKNVAVRRGSALALGVLPCECLAERWKDVLLKLCSACEIEENPEDRDAEARVTAVRGLISVCRTLTQERECSAEDRISLCHLIKEEVMSSLFKALDDYSVDNRGDVGSWVREAAMEGLEACTNILCFMDSIGKSNTVESSLEMSEDPENVQLLLLFDSNLATHVIEVIIKQAVEKMDKIRETAAKVLQRILYNKTICIPFIPHRQKLEEIVPNAGDLKWAVPSFSYPRFIQLLQFSCYSRSLLSGLVISIGGLQESLRKASLSALLDYLQAEETKDPNERRKREDMLSSDFLWLLEQYKKCDRVIVPTLKTIEILFSKKIFLDMEVQSRPFAAGVLDSLAVELKGSKDFSKLYAGIAILGYIASLSDPVNTRAFTHLLAFLCHRFPKIRKASAEQVYLVLLQNGNLVAEDKMDKALEIVSETCWDGDIEAAKHQRSQLYDIAGLEPGQLLSSRDLISKRDGAKRPTTNDENASYSSLVESTGF from the exons ATGGCGGCAGTAGAAGTGGAGGCTCAAACCAAGGAAGAGGAAACGTTAGCTGTGGAAGAAGACGACGAGCACGACTGCAGGAGGTTTCTGCAGAAGTACTTCTTGCTGGAATGGAAGCTTGTCAAGTCCCTCCTCGACGAAATCGTTTCCAATCGCTGCGTCTCCGATATCTCTTCCGTCTACAAGATCCGATCAATT ATGGACAAGTACCAACAAGAGGGGCAACTGCTCGAGCCTTATTTGGAGACAATAGTTTCTCCATTAATGTCTATTGTCCGTAATAGAACAATTGAATTGGGTGTAGCTTCTGATGAGATTCTTCAAGTAATTCAGCCTATATGTATTATCATTTATTGCCTGGTCACTGTTTGCGGATACAAGGCTGTTATTAAGTTCTTCCCGCACCAAGTATCCGATTTGGAGCTCGCAGTTTCTCTCTTGGAGAAGTGCCATGGTACGGCTTCAGGGACGTCGTTGAGGCAGGAAAGTACTGGCGAGATGGAGGCGAAATGTGTGATACTTCTATGGCTTTCTATTCTCGTATTGGTTCCTTTTGATATTTCATCTGTTGATACTAGTATTGCAAATAGTAATGATCTTGGGGAACTTGAACCTGCTCCTCTTGTCTTGAGGATATTGAAGTATTGTAAGGATTACCTTTCTAGTGCGGGTCCTATGCGCACCATGGCCGGATTGCTTTTAGCGAAGCTTCTTACTCGTCCTGATATGCCAGTGGCCTTTAACAG CTTCATTGAATGGACACATGAAGTATTATCTTCAGGACAAGATGATACTATGTCTCACTTCCGGTTACTAGGTGCTGCGGAAGCACTGGCTTCTATTTTCAAG GCAGGAGGTAGAAAAGTGTTGATGGATGCTGTTCCTAGTATTTGGAATGATTCATCATCATTGGTGAAGTCTGGTGCTGCAGCTCGTAGTCCTTTGCTCCGCAAATATCTAGTGAAGCTTTCGCAGAGGATAGGATTAATTTGTCTTCCCCACCGTCCACCGACCTGGTGTTACGTG GGCAGGATCAGCTCACTTGGAGTTACTGTTTCCCTTACTGCTTCTGATGATGATATGAACATTAATGCCACCAAACCTGAAGAAACTGCAAACTTCATTGAAGAGGAAGATATGGAAATTCCTGAAATTGTGGAAGAGATCATTGAGATTTTACTTACTGGATTGAGAGACACG GACACTATTGTAAGGTGGTCTGCTGCAAAAGGTGTAGGCCGCATTACTTCCCGTTTGACATCTGCCCTGTCAGAAGAGGTCTTGTCATCTGTTTTGGAACTGTTTTCACCTGGAGAA GGTGACGGTTCATGGCATGGGGCTTGCTTAGCATTGGCTGAGCTGGCACGCAGGGGGTTACTTTTGCCTGTCAGTCTTCCCAAAGTTgtgccttttattgtgaag GCACTGCATTATGATATTCGAAGAGGTCCTCATAGTGTTGGGTCTCATGTACGTGATGCAGCTGCATATGTCTGTTGGGCATTTGGTCGTGCCTATTATCACGCTGACATGAGAAATGTATTGGAACAGCTTGCTCCGCACCTACTAACAGTGGCTTGCTATGATCGAGAG GTTAATTGCAGAAGAGCAGCTGCTGCTGCTTTTCAAGAGAATGTTGGAAGACAAGGGAATTATCCACATGGCATTGACATAGTGAATGCAGCAGACTATTTTTCACTTTCTTCACGAGTAAATTCTTACCTCCAAGTTGCTGTCTCTGTTGCTCAATATGAAGGATATTTAAATGCATTCACCGAAGATCTTCTTTGTAACAAGATTCGACACTGG GATAAAGGCTTAAGAGAACTTGCTGCGGAGGCCCTTTCTGCTCTTGTCAAATATAATCCTGATTACTTTGCGAGCTTTGTCTTGGAGAAGTTGATTCCTTCTACCCTATCCTCTGATCTATGCACACGTCATGGCGCAACCCTGGCTGTTGGAGAAGTTGTTTTGGCTTTAAATCGGTGTGATTACTCTCTTGCCATTG ATAGGGAGAAAGATATAGTCGGCATAGTTCCTGCTATTGAAAAAGCACGTCTTTATCGTGGGAAGGGTGGAGAGATAATGCGTTCTGCTGTTTCCCGGTTTATTGAGTGCATCTCACTGTGTCGCTTAAGATTAAcagaaaagataaaacggagCTTGCTTGATACACTTAATGAGAATTTGAGACATCCTAATTCTCAAATACAG AATGCTGCCATTAAAGCTCTGGAGCACTTCGTACAAGCAtactttatcaattcaaaaaGTGGAAATACATTTGGTATGACATCAAAGTACCTGGAACAATTGACTGATAAAAATGTTGCTGTAAGAAGGGGATCAGCATTGGCTCTAGGTGTTCTGCCATGTGAATGTCTGGCTGAAAGGTGGAAAGATGTACTTTTGAAGCTTTGTAGCGCCTGTGAAATTGAG GAAAACCCTGAGGACAGGGATGCTGAAGCACGAGTAACTGCTGTCAGGGGACTCATTTCAGTTTGCAGGACCTTAACTCAGGAAAGAGAATGTTCTGCAGAGGACCGTATCTCCTTGTGTCATCTGATCAAGGAAGAAGTGATGTCAAGTTTATTTAAAGCTCTAGATGATTATTCCGTTGATAACAGAGGTGATGTTGGTTCTTGGGTTCGTGAAGCTGCTATGGAAGGCCTTGAGGCATGTACAAATATCCTTTGTTTTATGGATTCCATTGGAAAATCCAATACAGTTGAGTCTTCCCTTGAGATGTCTGAAGATCCTGAGAATGTGCAATTGCTTTTACTTTTTGATTCAAATCTTGCTACCCATGTGATTGAAGTAATCATTAAGCAAGCTGTAgagaaaatggataaaattagaGAAACTGCTGCAAAGGTTCTCCAAAGAATTTTGTATAACAAGACAATATGCATCCCGTTTATTCCGCATAGGCAAAAACTAGAAGAAATTGTTCCTAATGCAGGAGACTTAAAATGGGCT GTGCCCTCCTTTTCATATCCACGGTTTATCCAACTACTTCAGTTTAGTTGTTATAGTAGATCACTGCTGTCTGGCTTAGTTATTTCAATTGGTGGATTGCAAGAATCATTAAGGAAGGCATCACTCTCTGCGTTGTTGGATTATCTTCAAGCAGAGGAAACTAAAGACCCTAACGAGAGAAGGAAAAGAGAGGATATGTTATCTTCTGACTTCCTGTGGCTGCTCGAACAGTACAAAAAATGTGATAGAGTCATCGTACCCACTTTGAAG ACAATTGAGATTCTTTTCAGCAAAAAGATATTCTTGGACATGGAG GTGCAGTCTCGGCCTTTTGCTGCTGGTGTTTTAGATTCCCTTGCCGTTGAGTTGAAAGGATCCAAGGACTTCTCTAAGTTATATGCTGGAATTGCAATACTGGGATACATTGCTTCACTTTCGGATCCTGTAAATACTCGGGCTTTTACTCATCTTCTTGCTTTCCTTTGCCATCGATTTCCCAAG ATTAGGAAAGCCTCTGCTGAACAAGTTTACCTTGTGCTCCTGCAAAATGGGAATCTGGTGGCTGAAGACAAGATGGACAAAGCACTTGAAATTGTATCGGAGACATGCTGGGATGGTGACATTGAGGCTGCAAAACATCAAAGATCACAATTGTATGATATTGCAGGTCTTGAACCAGGACAACTTCTGAGCAGCAGAGATCTAATATCAAAACGAGATGGTGCGAAGAGGCCTACGACTAACGATGAAAATGCCTCTTATTCTTCACTCGTTGAATCAACTGGATTTTAA
- the LOC136216732 gene encoding tubulin-folding cofactor D isoform X2: protein MAAVEVEAQTKEEETLAVEEDDEHDCRRFLQKYFLLEWKLVKSLLDEIVSNRCVSDISSVYKIRSIMDKYQQEGQLLEPYLETIVSPLMSIVRNRTIELGVASDEILQVIQPICIIIYCLVTVCGYKAVIKFFPHQVSDLELAVSLLEKCHGTASGTSLRQESTGEMEAKCVILLWLSILVLVPFDISSVDTSIANSNDLGELEPAPLVLRILKYCKDYLSSAGPMRTMAGLLLAKLLTRPDMPVAFNSFIEWTHEVLSSGQDDTMSHFRLLGAAEALASIFKAGGRKVLMDAVPSIWNDSSSLVKSGAAARSPLLRKYLVKLSQRIGLICLPHRPPTWCYVDTIVRWSAAKGVGRITSRLTSALSEEVLSSVLELFSPGEGDGSWHGACLALAELARRGLLLPVSLPKVVPFIVKALHYDIRRGPHSVGSHVRDAAAYVCWAFGRAYYHADMRNVLEQLAPHLLTVACYDREVNCRRAAAAAFQENVGRQGNYPHGIDIVNAADYFSLSSRVNSYLQVAVSVAQYEGYLNAFTEDLLCNKIRHWDKGLRELAAEALSALVKYNPDYFASFVLEKLIPSTLSSDLCTRHGATLAVGEVVLALNRCDYSLAIDREKDIVGIVPAIEKARLYRGKGGEIMRSAVSRFIECISLCRLRLTEKIKRSLLDTLNENLRHPNSQIQNAAIKALEHFVQAYFINSKSGNTFGMTSKYLEQLTDKNVAVRRGSALALGVLPCECLAERWKDVLLKLCSACEIEENPEDRDAEARVTAVRGLISVCRTLTQERECSAEDRISLCHLIKEEVMSSLFKALDDYSVDNRGDVGSWVREAAMEGLEACTNILCFMDSIGKSNTVESSLEMSEDPENVQLLLLFDSNLATHVIEVIIKQAVEKMDKIRETAAKVLQRILYNKTICIPFIPHRQKLEEIVPNAGDLKWAVPSFSYPRFIQLLQFSCYSRSLLSGLVISIGGLQESLRKASLSALLDYLQAEETKDPNERRKREDMLSSDFLWLLEQYKKCDRVIVPTLKTIEILFSKKIFLDMEVQSRPFAAGVLDSLAVELKGSKDFSKLYAGIAILGYIASLSDPVNTRAFTHLLAFLCHRFPKIRKASAEQVYLVLLQNGNLVAEDKMDKALEIVSETCWDGDIEAAKHQRSQLYDIAGLEPGQLLSSRDLISKRDGAKRPTTNDENASYSSLVESTGF, encoded by the exons ATGGCGGCAGTAGAAGTGGAGGCTCAAACCAAGGAAGAGGAAACGTTAGCTGTGGAAGAAGACGACGAGCACGACTGCAGGAGGTTTCTGCAGAAGTACTTCTTGCTGGAATGGAAGCTTGTCAAGTCCCTCCTCGACGAAATCGTTTCCAATCGCTGCGTCTCCGATATCTCTTCCGTCTACAAGATCCGATCAATT ATGGACAAGTACCAACAAGAGGGGCAACTGCTCGAGCCTTATTTGGAGACAATAGTTTCTCCATTAATGTCTATTGTCCGTAATAGAACAATTGAATTGGGTGTAGCTTCTGATGAGATTCTTCAAGTAATTCAGCCTATATGTATTATCATTTATTGCCTGGTCACTGTTTGCGGATACAAGGCTGTTATTAAGTTCTTCCCGCACCAAGTATCCGATTTGGAGCTCGCAGTTTCTCTCTTGGAGAAGTGCCATGGTACGGCTTCAGGGACGTCGTTGAGGCAGGAAAGTACTGGCGAGATGGAGGCGAAATGTGTGATACTTCTATGGCTTTCTATTCTCGTATTGGTTCCTTTTGATATTTCATCTGTTGATACTAGTATTGCAAATAGTAATGATCTTGGGGAACTTGAACCTGCTCCTCTTGTCTTGAGGATATTGAAGTATTGTAAGGATTACCTTTCTAGTGCGGGTCCTATGCGCACCATGGCCGGATTGCTTTTAGCGAAGCTTCTTACTCGTCCTGATATGCCAGTGGCCTTTAACAG CTTCATTGAATGGACACATGAAGTATTATCTTCAGGACAAGATGATACTATGTCTCACTTCCGGTTACTAGGTGCTGCGGAAGCACTGGCTTCTATTTTCAAG GCAGGAGGTAGAAAAGTGTTGATGGATGCTGTTCCTAGTATTTGGAATGATTCATCATCATTGGTGAAGTCTGGTGCTGCAGCTCGTAGTCCTTTGCTCCGCAAATATCTAGTGAAGCTTTCGCAGAGGATAGGATTAATTTGTCTTCCCCACCGTCCACCGACCTGGTGTTACGTG GACACTATTGTAAGGTGGTCTGCTGCAAAAGGTGTAGGCCGCATTACTTCCCGTTTGACATCTGCCCTGTCAGAAGAGGTCTTGTCATCTGTTTTGGAACTGTTTTCACCTGGAGAA GGTGACGGTTCATGGCATGGGGCTTGCTTAGCATTGGCTGAGCTGGCACGCAGGGGGTTACTTTTGCCTGTCAGTCTTCCCAAAGTTgtgccttttattgtgaag GCACTGCATTATGATATTCGAAGAGGTCCTCATAGTGTTGGGTCTCATGTACGTGATGCAGCTGCATATGTCTGTTGGGCATTTGGTCGTGCCTATTATCACGCTGACATGAGAAATGTATTGGAACAGCTTGCTCCGCACCTACTAACAGTGGCTTGCTATGATCGAGAG GTTAATTGCAGAAGAGCAGCTGCTGCTGCTTTTCAAGAGAATGTTGGAAGACAAGGGAATTATCCACATGGCATTGACATAGTGAATGCAGCAGACTATTTTTCACTTTCTTCACGAGTAAATTCTTACCTCCAAGTTGCTGTCTCTGTTGCTCAATATGAAGGATATTTAAATGCATTCACCGAAGATCTTCTTTGTAACAAGATTCGACACTGG GATAAAGGCTTAAGAGAACTTGCTGCGGAGGCCCTTTCTGCTCTTGTCAAATATAATCCTGATTACTTTGCGAGCTTTGTCTTGGAGAAGTTGATTCCTTCTACCCTATCCTCTGATCTATGCACACGTCATGGCGCAACCCTGGCTGTTGGAGAAGTTGTTTTGGCTTTAAATCGGTGTGATTACTCTCTTGCCATTG ATAGGGAGAAAGATATAGTCGGCATAGTTCCTGCTATTGAAAAAGCACGTCTTTATCGTGGGAAGGGTGGAGAGATAATGCGTTCTGCTGTTTCCCGGTTTATTGAGTGCATCTCACTGTGTCGCTTAAGATTAAcagaaaagataaaacggagCTTGCTTGATACACTTAATGAGAATTTGAGACATCCTAATTCTCAAATACAG AATGCTGCCATTAAAGCTCTGGAGCACTTCGTACAAGCAtactttatcaattcaaaaaGTGGAAATACATTTGGTATGACATCAAAGTACCTGGAACAATTGACTGATAAAAATGTTGCTGTAAGAAGGGGATCAGCATTGGCTCTAGGTGTTCTGCCATGTGAATGTCTGGCTGAAAGGTGGAAAGATGTACTTTTGAAGCTTTGTAGCGCCTGTGAAATTGAG GAAAACCCTGAGGACAGGGATGCTGAAGCACGAGTAACTGCTGTCAGGGGACTCATTTCAGTTTGCAGGACCTTAACTCAGGAAAGAGAATGTTCTGCAGAGGACCGTATCTCCTTGTGTCATCTGATCAAGGAAGAAGTGATGTCAAGTTTATTTAAAGCTCTAGATGATTATTCCGTTGATAACAGAGGTGATGTTGGTTCTTGGGTTCGTGAAGCTGCTATGGAAGGCCTTGAGGCATGTACAAATATCCTTTGTTTTATGGATTCCATTGGAAAATCCAATACAGTTGAGTCTTCCCTTGAGATGTCTGAAGATCCTGAGAATGTGCAATTGCTTTTACTTTTTGATTCAAATCTTGCTACCCATGTGATTGAAGTAATCATTAAGCAAGCTGTAgagaaaatggataaaattagaGAAACTGCTGCAAAGGTTCTCCAAAGAATTTTGTATAACAAGACAATATGCATCCCGTTTATTCCGCATAGGCAAAAACTAGAAGAAATTGTTCCTAATGCAGGAGACTTAAAATGGGCT GTGCCCTCCTTTTCATATCCACGGTTTATCCAACTACTTCAGTTTAGTTGTTATAGTAGATCACTGCTGTCTGGCTTAGTTATTTCAATTGGTGGATTGCAAGAATCATTAAGGAAGGCATCACTCTCTGCGTTGTTGGATTATCTTCAAGCAGAGGAAACTAAAGACCCTAACGAGAGAAGGAAAAGAGAGGATATGTTATCTTCTGACTTCCTGTGGCTGCTCGAACAGTACAAAAAATGTGATAGAGTCATCGTACCCACTTTGAAG ACAATTGAGATTCTTTTCAGCAAAAAGATATTCTTGGACATGGAG GTGCAGTCTCGGCCTTTTGCTGCTGGTGTTTTAGATTCCCTTGCCGTTGAGTTGAAAGGATCCAAGGACTTCTCTAAGTTATATGCTGGAATTGCAATACTGGGATACATTGCTTCACTTTCGGATCCTGTAAATACTCGGGCTTTTACTCATCTTCTTGCTTTCCTTTGCCATCGATTTCCCAAG ATTAGGAAAGCCTCTGCTGAACAAGTTTACCTTGTGCTCCTGCAAAATGGGAATCTGGTGGCTGAAGACAAGATGGACAAAGCACTTGAAATTGTATCGGAGACATGCTGGGATGGTGACATTGAGGCTGCAAAACATCAAAGATCACAATTGTATGATATTGCAGGTCTTGAACCAGGACAACTTCTGAGCAGCAGAGATCTAATATCAAAACGAGATGGTGCGAAGAGGCCTACGACTAACGATGAAAATGCCTCTTATTCTTCACTCGTTGAATCAACTGGATTTTAA